One Aliidiomarina minuta genomic region harbors:
- the gloA gene encoding lactoylglutathione lyase — protein MRILHTMLRVGDLQRSIDFYTQVLGMRLLRRSDNEEYKYTLAFVGYGDEKDNAVLELTYNWDVESYDIGNAFGHIALEVDDVYSACDDIRKMQGTISREPGPVKGGTTKIAFVRDPDGYAIELIQRKE, from the coding sequence ATGAGAATTTTGCACACCATGTTGCGGGTAGGTGACTTACAGCGCTCTATTGATTTCTATACTCAGGTGCTGGGTATGCGCCTGCTGCGCCGCTCAGATAACGAAGAATATAAGTATACCCTCGCCTTTGTCGGTTACGGCGACGAAAAAGATAATGCCGTACTTGAATTAACTTACAACTGGGACGTTGAAAGTTATGACATAGGTAACGCATTCGGCCATATTGCGCTGGAAGTCGACGATGTATATAGCGCCTGTGATGATATTCGCAAAATGCAGGGGACCATCAGCCGAGAGCCCGGTCCGGTAAAAGGTGGTACTACTAAAATTGCTTTTGTACGAGACCCGGATGGTTATGCTATTGAACTAATCCAAAGAAAAGAGTGA
- a CDS encoding uracil-DNA glycosylase family protein: MGLDLLLTQVRSCSLCQQHLPLGPRPVVQASAQASVLIAGQAPGRKVHASGKPFDDASGERLRTWLGVKPETFYDATKFAILPMGFCYPGSGKGGDLPPRPECAPRWREPLLAQLPNIKLTLAIGRYAIDWHLPEHHARVTDAVQSWQTHWPNLIALPHPSPRNNRWLAKNDWFERQLVPKIQARVASLLNENNELSLFSLD, from the coding sequence ATGGGTCTGGATTTACTTTTAACACAGGTGCGCAGTTGTAGTCTGTGCCAGCAGCATCTGCCGCTGGGGCCGAGGCCAGTAGTGCAGGCGTCGGCACAAGCGTCCGTTTTGATTGCGGGGCAAGCGCCGGGCCGCAAAGTGCATGCATCCGGCAAACCTTTTGACGATGCCAGTGGTGAGCGCCTTCGGACTTGGTTGGGTGTGAAGCCTGAGACATTTTATGATGCCACTAAATTTGCCATTTTACCGATGGGATTTTGCTACCCGGGTTCTGGTAAAGGAGGCGATTTACCGCCACGACCTGAATGTGCTCCCCGTTGGCGGGAACCATTACTGGCTCAGTTACCTAATATTAAGCTAACGCTGGCCATTGGCCGCTACGCCATTGACTGGCATTTGCCTGAGCATCATGCGCGGGTAACCGACGCGGTGCAGAGCTGGCAGACCCACTGGCCTAATCTGATAGCGTTGCCACACCCTAGCCCTCGTAATAACCGATGGCTGGCAAAAAATGACTGGTTTGAGCGTCAGTTGGTGCCAAAAATACAGGCTAGAGTGGCGAGCTTATTGAACGAGAACAACGAACTCTCACTCTTTTCTTTGGATTAG
- the sdhD gene encoding succinate dehydrogenase, hydrophobic membrane anchor protein: MVKVASTFGRSGTHDFILLRASALILVFYAIFMVSFLVSTPQLTYEVWTALFSATWMKVFTMLALSGLLIHGWIGIWQVLTDYIKNSFGRGVLQFIVSLTLIVYWFIGLFVLWGV, from the coding sequence ATGGTAAAAGTTGCATCTACTTTTGGTCGTAGCGGTACGCACGACTTTATTCTGTTACGTGCCAGTGCTCTGATACTGGTTTTCTACGCCATTTTTATGGTCAGTTTCTTAGTTTCTACGCCTCAACTGACGTATGAAGTCTGGACTGCTTTATTTAGTGCTACCTGGATGAAAGTTTTCACCATGCTGGCTCTGAGTGGCCTGTTAATTCATGGCTGGATTGGTATTTGGCAGGTATTGACAGACTACATTAAAAATTCCTTTGGCCGCGGTGTATTGCAATTCATTGTCAGCCTGACGTTAATCGTCTACTGGTTCATCGGCCTGTTCGTGTTGTGGGGTGTATAA
- the sdhC gene encoding succinate dehydrogenase, cytochrome b556 subunit, whose translation MKKQRPVNLELSTISFPASAIASILHRVSGVIMLVTIGLLVWLLALSLSSAEGFMQAQDVFANPLVKFVVWGILTALGYHLLAGLRHIMMELGHWEELKSGNLSAQIVIGLAIILSVLSGVWLW comes from the coding sequence GTGAAAAAACAAAGACCTGTTAATTTAGAACTTAGTACCATAAGTTTTCCTGCTTCAGCGATTGCTTCAATACTGCACCGTGTGTCCGGTGTCATCATGTTGGTGACTATTGGTTTACTGGTTTGGTTGCTGGCTTTATCGCTGTCGTCTGCGGAAGGATTCATGCAAGCGCAGGACGTGTTTGCTAACCCACTGGTGAAGTTTGTAGTCTGGGGCATACTGACTGCGCTTGGCTATCACCTGCTAGCTGGTTTACGCCACATCATGATGGAACTGGGACACTGGGAAGAACTTAAGTCCGGTAACCTGAGTGCGCAGATCGTTATTGGTCTGGCCATCATCTTATCTGTGCTGTCAGGAGTCTGGTTATGGTAA
- a CDS encoding DNA alkylation repair protein — protein sequence MAELLKHQLNLQSAEELAQQIQKEWTDFNSEAFLALVAENFENLELMQRGAQIARVLRQYLPDNTEQALSILRTSMGVTLGQNHGYGKAPFFYLPHSFFISEYGLPYFDAAMQTQYELTQRFTAEFCIRPFLRHYPEQTMSKLDEWVKDKNEHVRRLVSEGTRPRLPWASRLPAFQKDPQPVIQLLDILKDDPVLYVRRSVANNLNDISKDHPQLVVDLMENWQKDASVQRQWLIRHALRSLIKQGHQGALAVLGYVQDIQIAIENPQITPRQANLGEEVKVSFDLVSRSSQTQPLMIDFCVYFMKSNGTQNGEVFKLKSLQLGPGEKIHLAKKVSLKAMTTRTLYAGCHRVEALINGTAHKLGYFDLQLNQKQV from the coding sequence ATGGCCGAGTTACTGAAACATCAGTTGAATTTGCAAAGTGCGGAGGAACTGGCGCAGCAGATACAAAAAGAATGGACAGACTTTAATTCAGAAGCTTTTTTAGCTTTAGTAGCTGAGAACTTTGAGAACCTGGAACTTATGCAGCGGGGCGCTCAGATTGCGAGAGTTCTGCGTCAGTATTTACCTGATAATACGGAACAGGCGCTCAGTATATTACGGACCTCCATGGGCGTCACTCTGGGGCAAAATCATGGTTATGGAAAGGCGCCTTTTTTCTACCTGCCGCATAGTTTTTTTATCAGTGAATATGGGCTTCCTTACTTCGATGCAGCCATGCAGACGCAATATGAATTAACTCAGCGGTTTACGGCGGAGTTTTGTATTCGTCCTTTTTTGCGGCATTATCCTGAGCAAACAATGAGTAAGTTAGACGAGTGGGTAAAAGATAAAAATGAACATGTACGTCGCTTAGTGTCCGAGGGCACTCGTCCCCGATTACCCTGGGCGTCGCGTTTACCAGCATTTCAAAAAGACCCTCAGCCCGTTATTCAGTTGCTCGACATATTGAAAGACGACCCTGTGCTTTATGTGCGGCGCTCAGTCGCCAACAACCTTAATGACATCAGCAAAGACCATCCGCAATTGGTGGTGGATCTAATGGAAAACTGGCAAAAGGACGCCTCTGTGCAGCGACAGTGGCTTATTCGGCATGCTTTACGAAGTCTTATAAAACAGGGGCATCAGGGTGCTTTGGCGGTGCTTGGATATGTTCAGGATATACAGATAGCCATTGAAAACCCTCAGATTACTCCGCGACAGGCAAACTTAGGCGAAGAGGTGAAGGTTAGTTTTGACCTGGTGTCTAGAAGTTCTCAGACACAGCCGTTAATGATTGATTTTTGTGTTTATTTTATGAAGTCGAATGGTACACAAAATGGTGAAGTATTTAAGCTGAAAAGCCTGCAACTAGGGCCCGGTGAAAAAATTCATCTGGCTAAAAAAGTATCTCTGAAAGCGATGACTACGCGAACTTTGTATGCAGGGTGCCATCGGGTGGAAGCGTTGATTAACGGAACGGCTCATAAGCTGGGGTATTTTGATTTGCAGCTGAACCAGAAACAGGTATAA
- a CDS encoding organic hydroperoxide resistance protein: protein MAFDKVLYTAYTEATGGRDGRAVSNDGALDVSLSVPKEMGGQGGEGTNPEQLFAAGYSACFLGALGAVAGKEEMKLPKDASIKAAVSIGETEKNLDIEVELHISLPGLDADEGKELIEKAHQVCPYSRATRGNIKVTLTLVE, encoded by the coding sequence ATGGCATTTGATAAAGTTTTATACACAGCTTACACCGAAGCTACAGGTGGCCGGGATGGCCGTGCCGTATCCAATGACGGGGCTCTTGATGTAAGTCTGAGCGTTCCCAAAGAAATGGGTGGCCAGGGTGGTGAAGGAACTAACCCGGAACAGCTGTTTGCTGCGGGTTATTCCGCTTGTTTTTTAGGTGCCTTAGGCGCCGTAGCCGGTAAAGAGGAAATGAAGCTGCCAAAAGATGCTTCTATCAAAGCTGCGGTAAGCATTGGCGAAACAGAAAAGAACCTGGACATTGAAGTAGAATTACATATTTCATTGCCTGGTCTGGATGCTGATGAAGGCAAAGAACTGATAGAAAAAGCGCATCAGGTTTGCCCTTATTCACGCGCCACACGCGGTAATATCAAAGTGACACTCACCCTGGTTGAATAA
- a CDS encoding citrate synthase, protein MADRKATLQIDGKSIELPVLSPAAGYDVVDVRTLGKHGYFTFDPGFLATGSCESKITYIDGDKGVLLHRGYPIDELATQADYLEVCYMLLNGEAPTAEQFKEFEETITHHTMVHQGIHNFFNGFRRDSHPMAMLCATVAALSSFYHDDLDIADPKQRMRSAHRLIAKMPTIAAMCYKHSIGQPFVYPKNDLSYSENFLNMMFSVPAEDYKVNPVIAKAMDRIFTLHADHEQNASTSTVRLAGSSGANPYACIAAGVASLWGPAHGGANEACLNMLAEIGSVDRIPEFIKRAKDKEDPFRLMGFGHRVYKNFDPRATVMRDSCHEVLKELKVQDPLLDVAMELERIALEDEYFVEKKLYPNVDFYSGIILKAIGIPTSMFTVIFALSRTVGWISHWDEMLGEKGQKIGRPRQLYTGETQRKFKPIKR, encoded by the coding sequence ATGGCTGACCGTAAAGCCACCCTGCAAATCGATGGTAAGAGCATTGAGCTTCCAGTGCTGTCACCAGCTGCAGGTTACGATGTTGTTGACGTACGTACACTTGGCAAGCACGGCTATTTCACGTTCGACCCGGGCTTCCTGGCCACTGGGTCATGTGAATCTAAAATCACCTACATTGATGGTGACAAGGGTGTTCTGTTACACCGCGGCTATCCAATAGATGAACTTGCTACCCAGGCTGACTACCTTGAAGTCTGCTACATGCTATTAAATGGTGAAGCGCCAACCGCTGAGCAGTTTAAAGAGTTTGAAGAAACTATTACCCATCACACTATGGTGCATCAGGGTATTCATAACTTCTTTAACGGTTTCCGTCGTGACTCGCATCCTATGGCAATGCTATGCGCTACCGTAGCCGCCTTGTCTTCGTTCTACCATGATGACCTGGATATCGCGGATCCGAAACAGCGTATGCGCAGCGCGCACCGCCTGATTGCAAAAATGCCCACCATCGCTGCTATGTGTTACAAGCACAGCATTGGCCAGCCTTTTGTGTATCCGAAGAATGACCTGAGCTATTCAGAGAATTTCCTGAACATGATGTTCTCGGTCCCCGCTGAAGATTACAAAGTAAACCCTGTCATTGCTAAAGCAATGGACCGGATTTTCACTTTACACGCTGACCATGAACAGAACGCATCAACTTCAACCGTGCGTCTGGCCGGTTCTTCAGGTGCTAATCCGTATGCCTGTATCGCCGCTGGTGTAGCCTCATTGTGGGGGCCTGCACACGGTGGAGCTAACGAAGCCTGCCTGAACATGCTGGCAGAAATTGGTTCGGTTGATCGCATTCCTGAGTTCATTAAGCGCGCTAAAGATAAAGAAGACCCTTTCCGTCTGATGGGCTTTGGTCACCGCGTTTATAAAAACTTTGATCCACGTGCGACTGTCATGCGTGATAGCTGTCATGAAGTACTGAAAGAGTTAAAGGTTCAGGATCCCCTGCTTGACGTAGCTATGGAACTGGAACGCATTGCTTTGGAAGACGAATATTTTGTTGAGAAAAAACTCTACCCGAACGTAGATTTCTACTCAGGCATTATTCTGAAAGCCATTGGCATTCCAACCAGTATGTTCACCGTTATCTTTGCGCTGTCGCGCACAGTAGGCTGGATTTCTCACTGGGACGAAATGCTGGGCGAAAAAGGCCAGAAAATTGGTCGTCCTCGTCAGCTTTATACCGGTGAAACGCAACGCAAGTTCAAGCCAATCAAACGATAA